The Streptomyces sp. NBC_01275 genome has a segment encoding these proteins:
- a CDS encoding GNAT family N-acetyltransferase, whose translation MNDLHFRLAEDTDLATLVRLRDDAARWMLAQGITGQWQPGQLDEDHFRKTMVSGEVWLAEADGRVAGAWELWWEDEDAWGPQPPVAGYVHRLMVDRSTAQPGTGRFLLRAAERRVAAAGRAFVRLDCLAGNTRLNAYYLNAGYRVVGHKAGKPQPGGAPKSFTLLEKTFGSASGAERQVVSGSGSTDKTTTGTK comes from the coding sequence GTGAACGATCTGCACTTCCGCCTCGCCGAAGACACCGACCTCGCCACTCTCGTTCGTCTGCGTGACGACGCTGCCCGCTGGATGCTCGCCCAGGGCATCACCGGCCAGTGGCAGCCCGGCCAGCTGGACGAGGACCATTTCCGCAAGACCATGGTGAGTGGTGAGGTCTGGCTCGCCGAGGCCGATGGTCGCGTGGCCGGGGCATGGGAGCTGTGGTGGGAAGACGAGGACGCCTGGGGACCGCAGCCGCCGGTGGCCGGCTATGTGCATCGGCTGATGGTGGACCGCAGCACCGCCCAGCCGGGGACGGGGCGGTTTCTGCTGCGTGCTGCGGAGCGCCGCGTTGCCGCGGCGGGGCGGGCGTTCGTGCGTCTGGACTGCCTGGCCGGCAACACACGCCTCAACGCCTACTACCTGAACGCCGGCTACCGGGTCGTCGGCCATAAGGCAGGCAAGCCGCAACCGGGCGGTGCACCCAAGTCGTTCACCCTCCTGGAGAAGACCTTCGGGTCGGCCTCGGGAGCTGAGCGACAAGTGGTGTCAGGTTCCGGTTCCACCGACAAAACCACAACGGGCACAAAATAG
- a CDS encoding transposase, with amino-acid sequence MALVYGRDGFTLLDAVHAPHAPAWLRELPTLQVLRTVWLQNYHRTVTEAAVVVTRSPQARAGAGFDRTAFSIDWDKRQATCPRGDTSTWWSPASQRGTKAIVIKSDKETCRPCPVRDQCTRSKTGGRTLSLEARELQEVLDRARLQQSDEQWRAKYGTRAGVEGTIHQAVAVTGMRRARYRGLPKTRIEHVFAAVALNLIRLDAWWKGHPLDRTRVSHLARLDLFLAV; translated from the coding sequence ATGGCCCTGGTCTATGGCCGGGACGGGTTCACGTTGCTGGACGCCGTGCACGCGCCTCACGCGCCGGCCTGGCTGCGCGAACTCCCGACGCTGCAGGTTCTGCGCACGGTATGGCTGCAGAACTACCACCGCACCGTGACCGAGGCCGCGGTGGTGGTCACGCGCTCGCCCCAGGCACGCGCCGGCGCCGGGTTCGACCGCACCGCGTTCAGCATCGACTGGGACAAGCGGCAGGCCACCTGCCCACGCGGGGACACCAGCACCTGGTGGAGCCCCGCCAGCCAGCGCGGGACCAAGGCCATCGTCATCAAATCCGACAAGGAGACATGTCGCCCCTGCCCGGTGCGCGACCAGTGCACCCGCTCGAAGACCGGCGGCCGGACCCTCTCCCTGGAAGCCCGTGAGCTGCAAGAGGTCCTCGACCGTGCCCGCCTCCAGCAGTCAGACGAGCAGTGGCGAGCCAAGTACGGAACCCGCGCGGGCGTCGAGGGAACCATCCACCAGGCCGTCGCGGTCACCGGCATGAGACGCGCCCGCTACCGCGGTCTGCCAAAGACCCGCATCGAGCACGTCTTCGCCGCTGTCGCACTCAACCTCATACGCCTCGACGCCTGGTGGAAGGGGCATCCTTTGGACCGCACCCGCGTCAGCCACCTCGCCCGGCTCGACCTCTTCCTCGCCGTGTGA
- a CDS encoding TetR/AcrR family transcriptional regulator, whose amino-acid sequence MPVAPQPVGRRERNKQDKLDRIIAAASGLFAEHGVDEVTTQQIADEADIGTGTLFLYAKTKGELLLLVQNAKYAEALERGRADAETIPGVLDAVLAIVRPIVECNRAQIDNGRTYLREMAFGNPEEPRHGEALAIVAQTEEAIAAVLHRDERVTEGDAATLAHIVSAVMFLSMAASVNITLSVQEIVDDIRGQVDVLLPR is encoded by the coding sequence ATGCCTGTCGCCCCCCAGCCGGTCGGACGGCGCGAGCGGAACAAGCAGGACAAGCTCGACCGCATCATCGCTGCTGCCAGCGGGTTGTTCGCCGAACACGGCGTCGATGAGGTCACGACCCAGCAGATCGCCGACGAGGCTGACATAGGCACCGGGACGCTGTTCCTTTACGCCAAGACCAAGGGCGAGCTCCTCCTGCTCGTGCAGAACGCCAAGTACGCCGAAGCGCTCGAGCGGGGTCGGGCGGACGCCGAGACCATCCCAGGCGTGCTGGACGCGGTGCTGGCAATCGTCCGGCCGATCGTGGAATGCAACCGCGCCCAGATCGACAACGGACGCACCTACCTGCGAGAGATGGCCTTCGGCAACCCCGAGGAGCCCCGGCACGGCGAAGCGCTCGCCATCGTCGCGCAGACCGAGGAGGCCATCGCCGCCGTACTGCACCGAGACGAGCGGGTCACAGAGGGCGACGCCGCGACGCTGGCACACATCGTGTCCGCCGTGATGTTCCTCAGCATGGCGGCGAGCGTGAACATCACCTTGAGCGTTCAGGAGATCGTGGACGACATCCGGGGGCAGGTTGACGTCCTGCTGCCTCGCTGA
- a CDS encoding strictosidine synthase: MKKHLTSSILLWVRTDQPRQKGLDYWKGPHSGIISATPGLEEYRQIHLAEHNPGLWPVTDGVETSIPDDRKIDGVAEVTFQSALAPLHGRRQTQLAYADEINVFRRTLLYAGPPNSSRWYDVAGPGETVGARALVYLRRRDGVGAGEFRKFVKTQLVPALVGTGVLKELRTQTFLPWIEKLWDTPNVAHDNPDDQHFHASLALGFNDTASRDAFFTSDVIEELSNQLTPFASAIHAYDVTAALTYVKNGDILPRYEE, from the coding sequence GTGAAGAAGCATCTCACCTCCTCGATCCTGCTGTGGGTGCGCACCGATCAGCCCCGCCAGAAGGGACTGGACTACTGGAAGGGCCCGCACTCTGGGATCATCTCCGCCACCCCGGGCCTGGAGGAGTACCGGCAGATCCACCTTGCCGAGCACAATCCGGGCCTGTGGCCGGTGACCGACGGGGTCGAGACCTCGATCCCCGACGACCGGAAGATCGACGGTGTCGCGGAAGTCACCTTCCAGTCGGCGCTTGCACCGCTGCACGGACGCAGGCAGACGCAGCTGGCCTACGCGGACGAGATCAACGTGTTCCGCCGCACCCTGCTCTACGCCGGCCCGCCGAACTCGTCCCGCTGGTACGACGTCGCAGGCCCGGGAGAGACGGTCGGCGCCCGCGCCCTGGTCTACCTCCGCCGCAGAGACGGGGTCGGCGCCGGCGAGTTCCGGAAGTTCGTCAAGACGCAGCTCGTTCCCGCACTCGTCGGCACCGGAGTGCTGAAGGAACTGCGCACGCAGACGTTCCTGCCCTGGATCGAAAAGCTCTGGGACACCCCGAACGTCGCCCACGACAACCCTGACGACCAGCACTTCCACGCCTCCCTCGCCCTCGGGTTCAACGACACCGCGTCACGGGACGCCTTCTTCACCAGTGACGTGATCGAGGAACTGTCCAACCAGCTGACACCGTTCGCCTCCGCGATCCACGCATACGACGTCACCGCCGCCCTCACCTACGTCAAGAACGGCGACATCCTCCCGCGCTACGAAGAGTGA
- a CDS encoding alpha/beta fold hydrolase, with amino-acid sequence MSDNGTPNEAVITSYAKAPARTVSVDGVTYAYRELGPKGGIPVVFFVHLAATLDNWDPRIIDPIAKGRHVITFDNRGVGASTGQVPDSVEAMADDAYTFIKALGYDKIDVFSFSLGGMVAQALMVKHPELVRKLVLTGTGPKGGKDMDKVARVTYWDILRATLTRSDPKEFLFFNRNTAGKPAARAFVNRLKERTVDRDADIKTKAFQTQLKAIKKWGRSAPDDLSTITQPTLIANGDNDRMVPSVLSEDLHRRIKGSELIIYPDSGHGGIFQYHQEFAPVAVEFLAR; translated from the coding sequence ATGAGCGACAACGGCACCCCGAACGAAGCCGTCATCACCTCCTACGCGAAGGCCCCGGCCCGCACCGTCAGCGTCGACGGCGTCACCTACGCCTACCGCGAGCTGGGCCCGAAGGGCGGCATCCCCGTCGTCTTCTTCGTCCACCTCGCCGCGACCCTGGACAACTGGGACCCCCGCATCATCGATCCCATCGCGAAGGGCCGTCACGTCATCACCTTCGACAACCGCGGTGTCGGGGCATCCACCGGTCAGGTGCCGGACAGCGTCGAGGCGATGGCCGACGACGCCTACACCTTCATCAAGGCGCTCGGGTACGACAAGATCGACGTCTTCTCCTTCTCCCTCGGCGGCATGGTCGCTCAGGCCCTGATGGTGAAGCACCCCGAGCTCGTCCGCAAGCTGGTCCTCACCGGCACCGGGCCGAAGGGCGGCAAGGACATGGACAAGGTCGCCAGAGTCACCTACTGGGACATCCTGCGTGCCACGTTGACCCGTTCGGACCCCAAGGAGTTCCTGTTCTTCAACCGCAACACCGCCGGTAAGCCCGCCGCACGCGCGTTCGTCAACCGGCTCAAGGAGCGCACCGTCGACCGCGACGCGGACATCAAGACCAAGGCGTTCCAGACGCAGCTGAAGGCCATCAAGAAGTGGGGGCGCTCCGCCCCCGACGACCTGTCGACGATCACGCAGCCCACCCTGATCGCCAACGGCGACAACGACCGCATGGTGCCCTCGGTCCTGTCGGAGGACCTGCACCGGCGCATCAAGGGCAGCGAGCTGATCATCTACCCCGACTCCGGGCACGGCGGCATCTTCCAGTACCACCAGGAGTTCGCCCCCGTAGCGGTCGAGTTCCTCGCCCGCTGA
- a CDS encoding NADP-dependent oxidoreductase, translating into MRAFVVTKYKAPLQVADVPEPSVGEHDVLVQMEAAGLNPLDEKIRAGEFKQILPYKLPLILGNDVAGTVVRVGTAVRGFKPGDEVYARPDAGRIGTFAERIAVAEGDLALKPASISMEEAGSLPLAALTAWQALVERGRVRPGQKVLIHAGAGGVGSIAIQLAAHLGASVATTASGSNADFVRALGADTVIDYRTQDFEQLLTGYDLVLDSLGGETLEKSLRVLKPGGKAIGIAGPPDPAFAREAGLNPLLRLAVAGLSRKIRKQAKKLGVTYEFLFMRASGDQLRQITALVDQGALRPVVGKVFGFDQTPQALQSLSQGGIRGKAVITGNN; encoded by the coding sequence ATGAGAGCGTTCGTCGTCACCAAGTACAAGGCCCCGCTACAGGTGGCAGACGTTCCCGAGCCCAGCGTCGGGGAGCACGACGTACTGGTGCAGATGGAGGCCGCCGGGCTCAACCCGCTGGACGAGAAGATCCGCGCCGGTGAGTTCAAGCAGATCCTGCCCTACAAGCTGCCGCTGATCCTGGGCAACGACGTCGCGGGCACCGTCGTCCGCGTCGGGACGGCGGTTCGCGGCTTCAAGCCCGGAGACGAGGTCTACGCCCGGCCCGACGCCGGCCGCATAGGCACGTTCGCCGAGCGCATCGCCGTAGCGGAGGGCGACCTGGCGCTCAAGCCCGCTTCGATCAGCATGGAAGAGGCGGGCTCGCTGCCGCTGGCGGCGCTCACGGCGTGGCAGGCGCTGGTGGAGCGCGGGAGGGTGCGGCCCGGGCAGAAGGTTCTCATCCACGCCGGCGCCGGCGGGGTCGGTTCGATCGCGATCCAGCTCGCCGCGCACCTCGGTGCGAGCGTCGCCACGACCGCCAGCGGTTCCAACGCGGACTTCGTGCGCGCACTCGGCGCGGACACGGTGATCGATTACCGCACCCAGGACTTCGAGCAGCTCCTGACCGGCTACGACCTGGTGCTGGACAGCCTCGGTGGGGAGACTCTCGAGAAGTCCCTGCGGGTGCTCAAGCCCGGCGGCAAGGCCATCGGGATCGCCGGTCCCCCGGACCCCGCGTTCGCCCGCGAGGCCGGCCTGAACCCGCTGCTGCGCCTGGCGGTCGCAGGCCTGAGCCGCAAGATCCGCAAGCAGGCGAAGAAGCTCGGCGTGACGTACGAGTTCCTGTTCATGCGCGCCAGCGGCGACCAGCTTCGCCAGATCACCGCCCTCGTCGACCAGGGCGCGTTGCGCCCGGTCGTGGGGAAGGTCTTCGGCTTCGACCAGACCCCGCAGGCGCTGCAGTCCCTGTCCCAGGGCGGCATCCGCGGCAAGGCCGTCATCACCGGCAACAACTGA
- a CDS encoding TetR/AcrR family transcriptional regulator — MGGGHTPIGRRERAKKDKRERIMTAAREQFAEHGVSGVTTQQIADRADVAIGTLYRYASTKAELLIMVQNEKFAAAVDDGLAAANAAVGQGGVLEGIVALIGPVVACVREQIENGRTYLHELVFGDPAEPYRREGLSLAASLEDGITGLLTRDACIDAADAATLARVITAVIHISTTATVYLHRSDEAVLADIRNQIRATLALYRRAA, encoded by the coding sequence ATGGGAGGCGGTCACACGCCGATCGGGCGCCGAGAGCGGGCCAAGAAGGACAAGCGCGAGCGCATCATGACCGCAGCCCGTGAGCAGTTCGCCGAACACGGCGTCAGCGGGGTCACGACGCAGCAGATCGCCGACCGGGCCGACGTAGCGATCGGCACCCTGTACCGGTACGCGTCCACGAAGGCGGAGTTGCTGATCATGGTGCAGAACGAGAAGTTCGCCGCCGCCGTCGACGACGGCCTCGCCGCCGCGAACGCCGCCGTCGGGCAGGGAGGTGTGCTCGAGGGAATCGTCGCTCTCATCGGTCCCGTGGTGGCGTGCGTGAGGGAGCAGATCGAGAACGGCCGCACGTACCTGCACGAGCTCGTCTTCGGCGACCCGGCCGAGCCCTACCGGCGTGAGGGCCTCTCCCTTGCCGCCAGCCTCGAGGACGGCATCACCGGCCTGCTCACCCGCGACGCCTGCATCGACGCCGCCGACGCGGCAACGCTGGCGCGGGTGATCACCGCGGTCATCCACATCAGCACCACAGCCACCGTGTATCTGCACCGCAGCGACGAAGCCGTCCTCGCCGACATCCGCAACCAGATCCGCGCCACCCTGGCGCTCTACCGCCGCGCCGCATGA
- a CDS encoding dihydrofolate reductase family protein produces MRRVTYSMGVSLDGYIVGPDGGFEWTVPDEEVFRFWIDEIRGVGVHLLGRRLYETMLYWETADEDPSLDDSKLEWAALWKPLPKVVFSTTLSAVQGTARLASGGVAEEVERLRAEPGEGDIAIGGATLAAEAAASGLIDEYRAVVYPVLVGGGVPFFPRRERRVGLELVETRTFGSGVVYLRYRVAR; encoded by the coding sequence ATGCGCAGGGTGACTTATTCGATGGGCGTCTCGCTTGACGGCTACATCGTCGGGCCGGACGGCGGCTTCGAGTGGACGGTGCCCGACGAGGAGGTCTTTCGGTTCTGGATCGACGAGATTCGAGGCGTCGGCGTCCACCTGTTGGGACGACGGCTGTACGAGACGATGCTGTACTGGGAGACCGCCGACGAGGATCCCTCGCTCGACGACTCGAAGCTCGAGTGGGCCGCGCTCTGGAAGCCGCTGCCGAAGGTGGTGTTCTCCACCACGCTGTCGGCGGTGCAGGGCACTGCCCGCCTGGCCTCCGGCGGCGTGGCGGAGGAGGTCGAGCGGTTGCGAGCGGAGCCGGGGGAGGGCGACATCGCGATCGGCGGCGCGACTCTCGCCGCCGAGGCGGCCGCGTCGGGTCTGATCGACGAGTACCGGGCCGTGGTCTACCCGGTGCTGGTCGGCGGTGGCGTTCCGTTCTTTCCCCGGCGCGAGCGTCGGGTGGGTCTCGAACTCGTGGAGACCCGCACCTTCGGCTCGGGAGTCGTCTACCTCCGCTACCGCGTGGCGCGTTAG